From the genome of Trichoplusia ni isolate ovarian cell line Hi5 chromosome 26, tn1, whole genome shotgun sequence, one region includes:
- the LOC113505483 gene encoding uncharacterized protein LOC113505483 isoform X2 produces MGHVKSDHMISLTPTLWFGNVAILFVKNYQLNLSNWKYITSQISICYGVNETRSDILRRHDTIIREVVFVVRQLKPGPVVAFYTGKFNPVVVEKVEFVPIKPHPVPRDLGIMVVSSGALFRFSGVFAATTTRRALFNQLPMVADERFTRRSMSTKMAYTDFELEFNFSFRDEGWLIDNVALLEAGEEVGRTDMGVGAPWNWSYVCGEPLVIVNTRDGSSVTISQYQIQPRVTEFRRDGHYRVPRAHLTSYRKQGEDAGDEDEGDKKGEASEGEEEPPAPPPPPPPPPPPPRPPPSPGDGPKEPAPSDGPLCFGQSVNCGPYFNTNILSGLMVTLLCLGITMYGVICMMDCRANNRYEDAGSKWISHEVQH; encoded by the exons ATGGGTCATGTGAAAAGTGATCATATGATAAGTTTGACGCCTACTCTATGGTTCGGTAATGTTgctattttgtttgttaaaaactACCAACTGAACCTTTCAAACTGGAAATACATAACATCGCAAATCTCTATAtgct ATGGGGTGAATGAAACTCGTTCGGATATATTAAGACGCCATGATACAATTATAAGGgaagttgtttttgttgtacGCCAGTTGAAGCCCGGGCCGGTTGTGGCTTTTTACACGGGGAAATTCAACCCTGTTGTGGTTGAGAAGGTTGAATTTGTACCTATCAAGCCGCACCCCGTACCAAGAGATTTGGGGATTATGGTCGTGTCGTCTGGCGCTTTGTTTCGGTTTTCTG GCGTTTTCGCGGCAACTACAACCCGCCGAGCGCTGTTCAACCAACTCCCTATGGTTGCCGATGAGCGTTTCACGCGGCGCTCCATGTCAACCAAGATGGCGTACACTGACTTCGAATTAGAATTCAATTTCAGTTTCAGAGATGAAGGGTGGCTTATAG ATAATGTGGCGTTACTGGAGGCAGGTGAAGAAGTCGGCCGTACGGACATGGGTGTGGGAGCACCCTGGAACTGGTCCTACGTGTGTGGGGAGCCACTGGTCATTGTGAATACACGAGACGGGAGTTCCGTCACAATATCCCAATATCAG ATTCAACCACGAGTAACAGAATTCCGTCGCGACGGTCACTACCGCGTCCCCCGCGCCCACCTGACCTCCTACCGGAAGCAAGGGGAAGACGCTGGAGACGAGGACGAGGGAGACAAAAAAGGAGAGGCATCTGAAGGGGAAGAAGAACCACCAGCTCCCCCACCCCCACCACCGCCACCGCCCCCGCCACCACGCCCCCCACCATCCCCAGGAGACGGCCCCAAGGAGCCAGCCCCATCGGACGGACCCCTATGCTTTGGACAGAGCGTTAATTGCGGCCCctatttcaatacaaacatCCTCTCTGGTCTAATGGTGACTCTACTCTGTTTGGGCATTACCATGTATGGAGTCATCTGCATGATGGATTGCAGGGCGAATAATAGGTACGAGGATGCTGGTAGCAAGTGGATATCGCATGAGGTTCAGCATTGA
- the LOC113505483 gene encoding uncharacterized protein LOC113505483 isoform X3 has protein sequence MGHVKSDHMISLTPTLWFDGVNETRSDILRRHDTIIREVVFVVRQLKPGPVVAFYTGKFNPVVVEKVEFVPIKPHPVPRDLGIMVVSSGALFRFSGVFAATTTRRALFNQLPMVADERFTRRSMSTKMAYTDFELEFNFSFRDEGWLIDNVALLEAGEEVGRTDMGVGAPWNWSYVCGEPLVIVNTRDGSSVTISQYQIQPRVTEFRRDGHYRVPRAHLTSYRKQGEDAGDEDEGDKKGEASEGEEEPPAPPPPPPPPPPPPRPPPSPGDGPKEPAPSDGPLCFGQSVNCGPYFNTNILSGLMVTLLCLGITMYGVICMMDCRANNRYEDAGSKWISHEVQH, from the exons ATGGGTCATGTGAAAAGTGATCATATGATAAGTTTGACGCCTACTCTATGGTTCG ATGGGGTGAATGAAACTCGTTCGGATATATTAAGACGCCATGATACAATTATAAGGgaagttgtttttgttgtacGCCAGTTGAAGCCCGGGCCGGTTGTGGCTTTTTACACGGGGAAATTCAACCCTGTTGTGGTTGAGAAGGTTGAATTTGTACCTATCAAGCCGCACCCCGTACCAAGAGATTTGGGGATTATGGTCGTGTCGTCTGGCGCTTTGTTTCGGTTTTCTG GCGTTTTCGCGGCAACTACAACCCGCCGAGCGCTGTTCAACCAACTCCCTATGGTTGCCGATGAGCGTTTCACGCGGCGCTCCATGTCAACCAAGATGGCGTACACTGACTTCGAATTAGAATTCAATTTCAGTTTCAGAGATGAAGGGTGGCTTATAG ATAATGTGGCGTTACTGGAGGCAGGTGAAGAAGTCGGCCGTACGGACATGGGTGTGGGAGCACCCTGGAACTGGTCCTACGTGTGTGGGGAGCCACTGGTCATTGTGAATACACGAGACGGGAGTTCCGTCACAATATCCCAATATCAG ATTCAACCACGAGTAACAGAATTCCGTCGCGACGGTCACTACCGCGTCCCCCGCGCCCACCTGACCTCCTACCGGAAGCAAGGGGAAGACGCTGGAGACGAGGACGAGGGAGACAAAAAAGGAGAGGCATCTGAAGGGGAAGAAGAACCACCAGCTCCCCCACCCCCACCACCGCCACCGCCCCCGCCACCACGCCCCCCACCATCCCCAGGAGACGGCCCCAAGGAGCCAGCCCCATCGGACGGACCCCTATGCTTTGGACAGAGCGTTAATTGCGGCCCctatttcaatacaaacatCCTCTCTGGTCTAATGGTGACTCTACTCTGTTTGGGCATTACCATGTATGGAGTCATCTGCATGATGGATTGCAGGGCGAATAATAGGTACGAGGATGCTGGTAGCAAGTGGATATCGCATGAGGTTCAGCATTGA
- the LOC113505483 gene encoding uncharacterized protein LOC113505483 isoform X1: MFSLNYFTLTLILHSCRADKNTLPVFMLDYDQVMSDVDVEPNPFDKMSASKFADIIHDSIKKSEGVIIFIEESFSAEDISAKDNFGTPFKNLREGLVANKVKYFPGVIEPYKLLNQIFHPQQYNVFYLRSRTKLQLVDNFKYIYIFFQDGVNETRSDILRRHDTIIREVVFVVRQLKPGPVVAFYTGKFNPVVVEKVEFVPIKPHPVPRDLGIMVVSSGALFRFSGVFAATTTRRALFNQLPMVADERFTRRSMSTKMAYTDFELEFNFSFRDEGWLIDNVALLEAGEEVGRTDMGVGAPWNWSYVCGEPLVIVNTRDGSSVTISQYQIQPRVTEFRRDGHYRVPRAHLTSYRKQGEDAGDEDEGDKKGEASEGEEEPPAPPPPPPPPPPPPRPPPSPGDGPKEPAPSDGPLCFGQSVNCGPYFNTNILSGLMVTLLCLGITMYGVICMMDCRANNRYEDAGSKWISHEVQH; encoded by the exons atgttttctttaaattattttactttaactcTAATTTTACACTCATGTCGtgctgataaaaatactttaccaGTTTTTATGTTGGATTACGATCAAGTTATGTCAGATGTAGATGTTGAACCAAATCCTTTTGACAAAATGAGCGCGTCGAAATTCGCGGACATCATCCACGATTCGATTAAAAAAAGTGAAGGAGTTATAATTTTCATTGAAGAGTCGTTCAGCGCCGAAGATATTAGTGCGAAGGACAACTTCGGGACGCCATTTAAAAACTTGAGAGAGGGTTTAGTGGCaaataaagtcaaatatttCCCCGGTGTGATTGAGCCCTACAAATTGTTGAACCAGATTTTTCACCCGCAAcaatacaatgtattttatttgagatCCCGTACTAAGTTGCAGTTGgttgataattttaagtatatatacatttttttccaaGATGGGGTGAATGAAACTCGTTCGGATATATTAAGACGCCATGATACAATTATAAGGgaagttgtttttgttgtacGCCAGTTGAAGCCCGGGCCGGTTGTGGCTTTTTACACGGGGAAATTCAACCCTGTTGTGGTTGAGAAGGTTGAATTTGTACCTATCAAGCCGCACCCCGTACCAAGAGATTTGGGGATTATGGTCGTGTCGTCTGGCGCTTTGTTTCGGTTTTCTG GCGTTTTCGCGGCAACTACAACCCGCCGAGCGCTGTTCAACCAACTCCCTATGGTTGCCGATGAGCGTTTCACGCGGCGCTCCATGTCAACCAAGATGGCGTACACTGACTTCGAATTAGAATTCAATTTCAGTTTCAGAGATGAAGGGTGGCTTATAG ATAATGTGGCGTTACTGGAGGCAGGTGAAGAAGTCGGCCGTACGGACATGGGTGTGGGAGCACCCTGGAACTGGTCCTACGTGTGTGGGGAGCCACTGGTCATTGTGAATACACGAGACGGGAGTTCCGTCACAATATCCCAATATCAG ATTCAACCACGAGTAACAGAATTCCGTCGCGACGGTCACTACCGCGTCCCCCGCGCCCACCTGACCTCCTACCGGAAGCAAGGGGAAGACGCTGGAGACGAGGACGAGGGAGACAAAAAAGGAGAGGCATCTGAAGGGGAAGAAGAACCACCAGCTCCCCCACCCCCACCACCGCCACCGCCCCCGCCACCACGCCCCCCACCATCCCCAGGAGACGGCCCCAAGGAGCCAGCCCCATCGGACGGACCCCTATGCTTTGGACAGAGCGTTAATTGCGGCCCctatttcaatacaaacatCCTCTCTGGTCTAATGGTGACTCTACTCTGTTTGGGCATTACCATGTATGGAGTCATCTGCATGATGGATTGCAGGGCGAATAATAGGTACGAGGATGCTGGTAGCAAGTGGATATCGCATGAGGTTCAGCATTGA
- the LOC113505484 gene encoding V-type proton ATPase subunit S1, which yields MAFCRVVFPLLVLSIVSCSASFVPVYIWGDLAKYSGPLDSVSQLSSSEFRQILKHEVSADTDTVVFVEDTLSVEDFSLKNSDGESIFSYLHSTVADAIYLSSVSNTLKAIDQIADPSETDHIKLTENGLSEEISPNSDGKGRFVVIRLVDAREGESRAEMLERHDQFIQETVTKMQKENAKVVAVYTAEYPSYTIPKTYSRTRRAAEANPMTYGVSGLRLYAASIELKDGNTTTPLSVLSATSSEFNGTTQNTTLTFDTTSLVLNFNKKGGYWFFDSVTLNVGAVSEELHPNDEVFAILDFSYRCQQHISFSTVNETRAYTLSFNDLKIQPFFTETNTTQQFGDSFNCVGFFSAPIWAGLLVVFILLLITFYGIMMMLDIRTMDRFDDPKGKTITINSE from the exons ATGGCGTTTTGCCGTGTGGTGTTCCCGTTGCTAGTTCTAAGTATAGTAAGTTGTTCCGCATCGTTCGTCCCTGTGTACATTTGGGGTGATCTGGCTAAGTATTCGGGTCCCTTGGATTCCGTCAGCCAGTTGTCGTCATCTGAGTTTCGCCAGATCTTGAAGCATGAGGTTTCGGCCGACACTGACACTGTAGTTTTCGTCGAGGATACGCTTTCCGTCGAagatttttcattgaaaaaCAGCGATGGCGAGTCCATTTTCTCTTACCTGCACTCGACTGTCGCTGACGCTATTTACTTGTCTTCAGTCAGCAATACGTTGAAGGCTATCGACCAGATCGCGGACCCGTCAGAGACAGATCACATTAAACTTACTGAAAATGGTTTATCGGAAGAGATTTCACCGAACAGCGATGGAAAAGGCAGGTTCGTGGTGATCAGGCTTGTAGATGCTCGCGAAGGGGAATCCAGGGCTGAGATGCTCGAACGCCATGACCAGTTCATCCAGGAGACCGTTACGAAGATGCAAAAGGAGAATGCCAAGGTAGTTGCTGTGTACACTGCTGAATATCCCTCATACACCATCCCTAAGACATACTCGAGGACCCGTCGTGCTGCTGAGGCTAACCCCATGACATACGGAGTCAGCGGTCTCCGCTTGTACGCCGCCAGCATTGAATTGAAGGATGGAAACACCACTACTCCTCTATCTGTCCTGTCAGCAACTAGCTCTGAGTTCAACGGCACCACTCAGAACACCACTTTGACTTTTGACACCACTTCTCTAGTATTGAACTTCAACAAGAAGGGTGGATACTGGTTCTTTG ACTCGGTAACCTTGAATGTGGGAGCTGTCTCTGAGGAGCTGCACCCCAATGATGAGGTGTTCGCTATCCTGGACTTCTCCTACCGCTGTCAGCAGCACATTAGCTTCTCCACTGTGAACGAGACCCGGGCATACACCTTGAGCTTCAATGACTTGAAG ATCCAGCCATTCTTCACAGAGACCAACACCACCCAGCAATTTGGTGACTCCTTCAACTGCGTAGGATTCTTCTCCGCACCCATCTGGGCTGGTCTCCTCGTAGTCTTCATACTCCTTCTGATAACCTTCTACGGCATCATGATGATGCTGGACATCAGAACCATGGACCGGTTTGATGACCCCAAGGGCAAGACTATTACAATTAATTCtgagtaa